CGCAGCAAAAACGTTAGTCGAGCTGTCGAAGCTGGTTCCGGATCAGCACGGCCTCGTTGATATTGTCGTAGCCGACAACCAGGTGTTGTTCAAAATCGGCAACGTACTGTTCTACACCCGCGTGCTCGACGGGACATACCCGGATACTTCTAAAATTATTCCGAGCGTGTTCAAAACAGAACTCGTTCTTGATACAAAAAAATTGACGGATGCAATCGACCGCGCGTATCTGATGTCGAGAGAAGAGAAAACCAATATCGTTCGTCTGGCAACGATGGAGGACGGTTCGATCGAAATTTCCTCCAGCTCGACGGAGCTTGGCCGTGTTACCGAGCAGCTGGAACCGAAACAGTTCGACGGCGAGCCGCTAAAGATTGCGTTCAACTCCAAATATATGCTGGATGTGCTTAAAGTTATCGACAGTGAGCACATCTTTATCGGTTTTACCGGGGCAATGAGCCCAATTGTTATTCGTCCGACCGATCATTCCTACAACACGTATGTTATCTTGCCTTATCGGACAACGAACTAAGGTAATTCCAGCTTGGGCAATAACGGTGAAAGGCAGGTGAGCAAGTGATGAAAGAGATCGCCATTCGTGACGAATATATTACGCTTGGACAGTTTTTAAAACTGGCTGATTGTATATCCACAGGTGGACACGCGAAATTTTTCTTGCAGGAAAACGAAGTTCACATAAACGGAGTTGTGGATAACCGCCGCGGCAGAAAGCTGTACGTCGGTGACCGCGTTGAAGTGGAAGGCTGCGGCGTCTTTACGGTGACCGGGGCATAAATGCTTAAGAAGCAGCCAGGCCGGGAGGACAAACGAACGTGTTTTTAAAAAGCATTCAATTGCAAAACTATCGCAACTACAAAGAGCTCGAGCTCGTAACAGACAATAAGGTCAACTTGTTTGTCGGACCTAACGCGCAGGGGAAGACGAACTTGCTGGAGGCGATCTTTGCGCTCGCCCTCACCAAGTCGCACCGCACTTCGAAGGATAAGGAGCTGATCGGCTGGGAAGCCGATTCAGCACGCATCCACGGTGAGGTGGAGAAGCGCTACGGCACGTTAAAGCTTGATTTGATGTATTCGTCACAGGGCAAGAAAGCGAAGATTAACGGACTTGAGCAGCGAAAGCTCAGCGATTTCATCGGATCGCTGAACGTCGTCATGTTTGCACCTGAGGATCTGGAGATTGTAAAAGGAACGCCGGGCATACGAAGACGGTTTCTCGATATGGAAATCGGCCAAGTACAGCCCGGTTATTTGCATACCCTGACGCAGTACACGAAGGTGCTTGCCCAACGGAACAATTATCTGAAGACCGCAACACCCGGAGGCTCGCAGCAGGCCATGCTGGAGATCTGGAATATGCAGCTTGCCGAGCATGGTGTTAAAATTATGAAAAAAAGGAAACACTTTATTCATAAATTACAACGGTGGGCAGAGCACATTCACTCCGGCATTACGGCGGGCGGCGAGCGCCTCACCATTGAGTACCGCCCGTCCTTTGACGGCGGCGCCTCCGAAGATGAAACTGTTTTATTTGAGCAATTTATGTTAAAGTTATCACAGGTGAAAGATCAGGAGATTCGCAGAGGAATGTCGCTCGTAGGGCCTCATCGCGACGACATGGCATTCTTTATCAACGGCAAGGAAGCGGCCGTATACGGGTCGCAGGGACAGCAGCGCACAACAGCGTTGTCTCTCAAGCTTGCCGAGATAGAGCTGATCTGCGAGGAAATTGGGGAATACCCGCTGCTATTGCTTGATGATGTCTTGT
This region of Paenibacillus sp. JDR-2 genomic DNA includes:
- the yaaA gene encoding S4 domain-containing protein YaaA, encoding MKEIAIRDEYITLGQFLKLADCISTGGHAKFFLQENEVHINGVVDNRRGRKLYVGDRVEVEGCGVFTVTGA
- the recF gene encoding DNA replication/repair protein RecF (All proteins in this family for which functions are known are DNA-binding proteins that assist the filamentation of RecA onto DNA for the initiation of recombination or recombinational repair.) — its product is MFLKSIQLQNYRNYKELELVTDNKVNLFVGPNAQGKTNLLEAIFALALTKSHRTSKDKELIGWEADSARIHGEVEKRYGTLKLDLMYSSQGKKAKINGLEQRKLSDFIGSLNVVMFAPEDLEIVKGTPGIRRRFLDMEIGQVQPGYLHTLTQYTKVLAQRNNYLKTATPGGSQQAMLEIWNMQLAEHGVKIMKKRKHFIHKLQRWAEHIHSGITAGGERLTIEYRPSFDGGASEDETVLFEQFMLKLSQVKDQEIRRGMSLVGPHRDDMAFFINGKEAAVYGSQGQQRTTALSLKLAEIELICEEIGEYPLLLLDDVLSELDQNRQTQLIETFQSKVQTFITTTGLESVNVSKLQGAGIYDVREGRVTR